gggtggattgtgatgtcccacattgttgggaggagaacaaaccacctgccagtgaggacactgagccctgaagggaggtggattgtgatgtcccacattggttggagaggagaacaaaccaccagccagcgaggacgctgggtctagaagggggtagattgtgatgtcccacattgttggggaggagaacaaaccaccagccagcgaggacgctgggtttagaaggggggtggattgtgatgtcccacattggttggagaggagaacaaaccaccagccagcgaggacgctgggtccaagagggggtggattgtgatgtcccacgttggttggagaggagaacaaactaaCATGGGAAAGTCGAAAGAGGACAGTAGTGTAATTTGTTATNATTTATATATTCTCgactaaaatgtcaaaattttcgCTATCGTATAATTGAACTAACATTCATATTTGCAATTTAGTCCTTCCACAATGTTAAAAGTTTCACTATCATCTCCGTCTCACCCTCCATGTCTTTGCAATTTAGTCCTTCGAAAGTTAATGTTTACATGATTTATATATTCTCgactaaaatgtcaaaattttcgCTATCGTATAATTGAACTAACATTCATATTTGCAATTTAGTCCTTCcataatgttaaaattttcactATTGTCTCCGTCTCACCCTCCATGTCTTTGCAATTTAGTCCTTTAAAAGTTAATGTTTACATGATTTATATATTCTCgactaaaatgtcaaaattttcgCTATCGTATAATTGAACTAACATTCATATTTGCAATTTAGTCCTTCcataatgttaaaattttcactATCGTCTCCATCTCACCCTCCATGTCTTTGCAATTTAGTCCTTTAAAAGTTAATGTTTACATGATTTATATATTCTCgactaaaatgtcaaaattttcgCTATCGTATAATTGAACTAACATTCATATTTGCAATTTAGTCCTTCcataatgttaaaattttcactATCGTCTCCATCTCACCCTCCATGTCTTTGCAATTTAGTCctttaaaagttaatatttacatgatttatatattctcgactaaaatgtcaaaattttcgCTTTCGTATAATTGAACTAACATTCATATTTGCAATTTAGTCCTtccaaaatgtcaaaattttcacTATCATCTCCGTCTCAGAGCTTCAGTattcaacaataataattctaTGAGTATGAATACGTTCGATGAAATGAATTTGAGTAATTTAATAATGTGAATTGATATTTTATCTGACCCCATCGAAGAACTTCAATGTTATGGCATGACGAAagttaatgatattaaatataGACTTCTATAAAAAATTGTCTACGATAGCTTTTGAATCAACGTTTACGAGTGAGAGAATTCAtaattccttaatttttttttttaacctcgTGAACAGTGGAATGTTTGATATGCacacaaaattggatcggTAGAAAATTAGTATCATTAGTTCTTCCTCAACTCAACCGCTTGAAGATTTGTTCTAAAATTGAGTcatgtaattttaattattttattatctatttgttaCAATCTATTATGcacgatatatatatatatatatatatatatatatatatatatatatttcgataTCATGTATAAATATGTTTCATCGTTGTACCAGCCATCCACAGTCCTCACACGAGAGATTCCCAGTTAAAAGGCAACATTGCAACATTCCATGCTCAACAAGACTCATGTCGCACGCCCAAAGACACTTGATTCCAACCAGCCGAACATGTTGTGACACCACTTAGCCTTCAAAACATAGGGCTGGCCCAAGGTTGGCAGGCATCACCACAACGTCACACACTCAACGAGGTTCATGCCACACACTCGAACGCACCCAACTCCACCCCATAAGTAAAATATGTTTGTTGCAATCTAATATGAGcggtatatatatttataatttttaagataatttaaGGTATTCCAGCTCCATTGATATCATGTATAAATATGTTTCATCATCGTACCAGTCATCCATAGTCCTCACACCAGAGATTCCTAGTTAGAAGGCAACATTGCAACATTGCATGCTCAACAAGACTCATGTCGCACAACCAAAGGCACCTGATTCCAACCAATTGAGCGTGTTGTGGCACCACTTAGTCTTCAAAACATAGGGTTGGCCCAAGGCTGGCAGGCATCACCACAACGTCACACATTCAACGAGGCTCATGCTGCACGCCCGAGGGCACCCGGCTCCACCCCACTTAAtgtaagtaaaatattttgttttaagcttttacaaataattgatatatttttttaataggttAATTGAGTTGTTTTCAcgtcattaaattttttttgaagtctttttaatatttttaaatatagagaaTATTTGACGATATAAGAggtatatattttgtatattgtgaaaaataattgctaaaatcataaaaaaaatgtacaataaaatgaataaattaaatatgtgaTGTCCccgttgggaggagaacagaccaccatttataagggtgtggaaacctttccctggTAGAGGCATTTTAAACCTTTGAGGCGAAGCCCGAaaagaaagcctaaagaggacaatatctgccaacAGGGATTTGagtcgttataaatggtatcagaaccaaacatcgaacgatgtgccagcgaggacgctggacctcgaagggggtggattgtgatgtcccacattgttgggaggagaacaaaccacctgccagtgaggacactgagccctgaagggaggtggattgtgatgtcccacattggttggagaggagaacaaaccaccagccagcgaggacgctgggtctagaagggggtagattgtgatgtcccacattgttggggaggagaacaaaccaccagccagcgaggacgctgggtttagaaggggggtggattgtgatgtcccacattggttggagaggagaacaaaccaccagccagcgaggacgctgggtccaagagggggtggattgtgatgtcccacgttggttggagaggagaacaaactaaCATGGGAAAGTCGAAAGAGGACAGTAGTGTaatttgttataaatgattaaaatatattattatacaCGTGGATAATTGGTATAATGGTttgaaaatacaataaaaataataaaaataataattattttatattagatataattttattatttttaaataatatatttttcagcCCGTCTTAttagagaaagcccaaaagaacACAAGCCCatcttgttcttattttgcCCTAGCCGTCTGCTCTCCCTCTCTGCTTCAGTTTGCCGCCGCTTATTTATATTCCATCCTTCTTCTCAATCGCCCTTTCACCAGGCTCGGGTAAAATGGTATGAATCTCCCcactctcttctctcttttgaTTCTGTTTATCAGTTTAGTTTGCGTTTTCTGGAGCTTTCAGATTCAATCTTTTGTTTTCAGATGCTATAATAGAATCAGTCCATGAATGTGTTTTTGCTTGGATGACTGAGCCCGAAAACTATGTATCATGATTGCATTGCTGTTATGTTTTCTGCGAttttaagttttgaaatttctagATGCATTTTTTTATCGGGTTTTGAGAGAAGTTTTCCTCTCGATCGTCTGGAAAATGGTGTTTCATTTCTTGCTTTTTAAATCACGAGGTTTTGATCACTGGATCTGTTTGGCTTATATTGATATGAAGCAGTTTCTGTCGGAGGTTGATTTTGATATGTTTTTGGCTTCTTTTGAAAAATGCTTGCTAGGTAGATTGACTGAGTTGAGACTTAAGAGACATTCACTTTTTGGATTTAGCCACTTAGTGTTCTTTCATGGCCGCTCTTGGTTTTCAGGCCTTTACTACTTATTAGCATATTgatcatcattttattatcaaatacAATTCATGGCAGCTACACTTGTAACATTAGCACTAATAGGCTTGAATGTAGTCCAGTTGGTAAAAGCGTCAGTTGCCTTACCTCAAGGTTATTGATTGAATTCACATCCCTTGTTTGAATTGTAGTATACTGAAAAAACACTTATGTAATCAAATTATGATAGTTGTACCTTGCaacaaaatatgaagaaaatggTTTTGTACAAAATTGAAGTGTTTTTATGATTTCTTTTAATCCTTTCAAGACTCTAGGAGAGATAGAAGTCTACACGTATTAAGATGTAAGATTAAATTCCTTCCTCTTCAACTTTTTGTCATTATACTTGAATCCCTCTTTGTGTATTATAGTTGATTTGTTCTCTTTATGATTTCTTAGATGTTTACATCTTTGCCTGGAATGAAATTTGCTAACAtcattttattgtatttttaaaggCGCCAAAGAAAGCTGTTGGAAAAGCCTTGGCGAAAAAGAAGGCTGTAAGTGATTCTTTTCCTTGAtgaatgttttcttttttattatggtTCTGGTTTTTTTtggctgtttttttttttttNNNNNNNNNNNNNNNNNNNNNNNNNNNNNNNNNNNNNNNNNNNNNNNNNNNNNNNNNNNNNNNNNNNNNNNNNNNNNNNNNNNNNNNNNNNNNNNNNNNNNNNNNNNNNNNNNNNNNNNNNNNNNNNNNNNNNNNNNNNNNNNNNNNNNNNNNNNNNNNNNNNNNNNNNNNNNNNNNNNNNNNNNNNNNNNNNNNNNtttttttttttttttaatacagtGTTGTGTGTTGTTAACAGGAGAAGGTGGTGAACCCACTATTTGAGAAGCGGCCGAAGCAGTTCGGAATTGGTGGTGCATTGCCACCAAAGAGGGATTTGACAAGGTTTGTCAAATGGCCAAAAGCTGTTCAAattcagaggaagaagaggattCTTAAGCAGAGGTTGAAGGTTCCACCAGCTTTGAATCAGTTCACTAAAACCCTTGACAAAAATCTTGGTAAACTATTAGATTTTAGTTGTGATTGTTGTCTAGTTCTTTTAAGGTATGCCTTTTAACCATATTGGATTAATGAGGTTCTTGTTTGACCTtgcaaatatattttcaaagttGATTACTGCTGATCATAAACTTCAGTCTCTGAATCTAGATTGCTGATTGATCCGTGCCTTCATTTTTACTGATGGGTTTTTATTACTTTTGCTTCTCACTTTGGTCAATTGGAAAAATGTAATAGAAAATTCCTCATCTGATTCCAACAATTGTGTCTGGTcaacatttattttgttttggttaGATTATATGTATACTGTTTCCTTTACCTCTGTTCTTTGAATTGATATCAAGTTCAATATGTAATGTGTATACAGCCACAAACCTGTTCAAGATGCTTTTGAAGTATAGGCCAGAGGACAAGGCACAGAAAAGGGAGCGTCTTATTAAGAGAGCTCAGGAAGAGGCTGAAGGCAAGCCACATGATGCCAAGAAACCTATTGTTGTTAAATACGGTCTCAACCATGTCACCTATCTCATTGAGCAGGTTTTATTTTGTTCGGTCGTCGTACATTTGAATATTTTCGTTATCCAACTGTTATACTGCCTGGAATCATATATACTCATGATGTGAACTTCCTTTCCAGAACAAGGCACAGTTGGTGGTGATCGCCCATGATGTGGATCCAATTGAGCTCGTTGTTTGGCTCCCGGCCCTCTGCAGGAAGATGGAAATTCCATACTGCATTGTTAAGGGAAAAGCACGATTGGGAGCGGTAATACGACCGTTTATTTGCGATACGTTCCACTCTTTTGAATCGCAAGTACCaatgcttttaatttttcccTTATAACAGATTGTCCATCAAAAGACAGCATCAGTTTTGTGCTTGACAACCGTGAAGAACGAAGATAAGTTGGAGTTCAGCAGGATCCTCGAAGCTATTAAGGTGATTTACGTAATCCTTTTCGTCGCTTCTTAGCTAACGTTGCGATTTGATTGGCGTAGTTTTAATATCGCGTCGGTTGTTTGATTTAGGCCAATTTCAACGACAAGTACGACGAGTACAGGAAGAAATGGGGTGGTGGAATCATGGGTTCCAAGTCCCAGGCTAAAACTAAAGCAAAGGAGAGGCTTCTCGCCAAAGAAGCTGCTCAAAGAATGTCTTAGAGATGAGAGTTGGCAACTATTTTTGGGTCATAGCTTCTTCAACATCATCATGAGAGAATTTAGAAGTTTTGtttacttttcttcatttgcTACTCATTTGCTGATTTCAGATCTAGTTTTGTTGTTGCAGACTCTTTTAATGGTTAATACTTTTGATCTCAAATCCTCACACAAAGATGTTCGACTATAGGATGGGGATGGGGAAGCCTTCTTCGACCCTGTCACGTATTTCATTTCTCCATCTCCATAAaagtattcatttattttcaaggaTTGGTTTTTTTGGGAATCCCGTGGGGATGGAGAAGCCTTCTTCGTCTTCATCCTTGTGGAGAGTTTGTGAGGATCCCGAGTGGATGGATAAGTGTTCTTCGTCCCGaaatcttcttttatttttgtttatcacTCATGCTAAGAAGGAAGGCCTGGATGATTTGCTCAAACTTAGTTCCAGTATTTGCCCTTCCTTTGATCCGCTCAAACTCGTTTCAGTATTTACCTTCCTTTAAATGCCTGAGTGAGTTCGCCCCTCCATCTGTGGAAACTGAGGATGAGTCCAATATTAGGGCATTAAACTGCAATATCTTAGGCTATTTCGAAACAACTGCAATATCATTGGTTGGTctaaaattagaatagaaCAGCAATTCCtttcatctattttatttatttatttattttgaagtttttttttatttttaacataatctctattaaaaaatttgtaaaaatacttataataatcaaatatatttcatacatactaatataatttttaaaaattcaaattttattattatcttttttaaatattaatattagaaatattaacaatttaatttcaaaatggactaaattattttactgGTACGCGCCAATAAACacaatatatgtatatatatatatatataactcgAGCTTCAACAATGGCTTCCATTCCCATCTTGCCCTTTTGATTTCTTCCATCCTAACTAATTCTGTTCAACAATATTTCGTTGGGTtatcagtttttttttctttctttttttgaacaGTTAGTAAGTTATTTTGTTGCGTAATTGTTAGTATATTTTAAGCTCGAGCTTCCCGGAATTCAATCAAACCTACAGAGATTATTCAGATAATTTTTCCTTCTGATTCTGTTCTTTCTTCAGGGATTTTCACTCACTTTCCAGCTTCGAAAATGAGTTCGATTTTAATGGAGCCTGACGATTTAGCCGTCTTCGTCGGCGGCAGTGGTAGTCGGACATCGATGAACTTCACGACTCTCTGTACGTCGGCCCACCGGATTCATTCCACCGGCGTTTTCTCCGGCGTAAACCCCTTGGAATTCTCAGTTCCTCTTCTTTTGTTGCAGTTTGGAATCTGTGCTGGAACTATCATCTTATTTCATCAGCTCCTCAAGCCCCTCGGCCAACCTCTCATCGTCTCTCAAATTTTggtaacttttcttttcttgcttgGAAAGTTTTCGTTGAATTACATGTTTAGTTCATGAATTTTGGTTATATCTgatgtactttttgtttttggagcGAAGAATTCAAACGAAttcttaagaaaaatgaaatccaTGTCGAGAATCGAACAGAAATAGACATTCAACAAGTTTAGTTCATGAATTCTCTGGTTATATATGATATAGCTTTTGTTTTTCGAGCTAAGAAttcaaatgattttgtaagaaaaatgaaataaataggCATTCAACTAGTTTATTCCATGAATTCTTGAATTATATATGATATAGTTTGTGTTTTCAGAGTGAAGAACTCAAACGATTTCTTCCAAAAAATGAAACTCAGGTTGAGAATCGAATAGAAAATAGGCATTCAACAAGTTTAGTCCATGAATTCTTGAGTTATATCTGATATAGttatagtttttgtttttggaggGAAGAATTCAAACAATTTCTTAAGAAAGTCGAAACACATGTCgagaatcaaagagaaaatagGCATTCAACAAGTTTAGTCCATGAATTCTCCCGTTATATCTGATATAGTTTTTGTTTATGGAGCGAAGAACTCAAACGATTTCTTAAGTTTAGTCCATGAGTTCTTATGTTATATCCGatatagtttttgttttcagaGTGAAGAATTCAAACGTTTTCTTAATAGgctcaattttcaaaaacgaAGAACACCGTTAGTTTTCCCTCTCGTATATCTCGATATCTTATTGGTTTGTGATTTGAACAGGGCGGCCTAGTTCTCGGTAGTTCGGGTTTGAGCCACATGAAGACATTTAGAGACACAATTTTCCCCCTCAGAGGATTTGTTTTCCTCGACGTAGTTACTTCATTTGGCACTATATTCTACTTCTTTCTGGTTGGTGTTCAAGTGGATATCTCAATTATGAAGAACATTGACAAGAAATCCCTTGGAATTGGGACTTTTTCTGTGATTTTGCCTTTGATTCTTACATCCCTTTACTCAACAGCCTTGATGAACACTGTTGGCACCAGAACTGCAAAATCTTTACTCATTGTTTCTGCTGCTGAATCCTTCATT
This sequence is a window from Cucurbita pepo subsp. pepo cultivar mu-cu-16 chromosome LG04, ASM280686v2, whole genome shotgun sequence. Protein-coding genes within it:
- the LOC111793791 gene encoding 60S ribosomal protein L7a-1 isoform X2, whose translation is MAPKKAVGKALAKKKAEKVVNPLFEKRPKQFGIGGALPPKRDLTRFVKWPKAVQIQRKKRILKQRLKVPPALNQFTKTLDKNLATNLFKMLLKYRPEDKAQKRERLIKRAQEEAEGKPHDAKKPIVVKYGLNHVTYLIEQNKAQLVVIAHDVDPIELVVWLPALCRKMEIPYCIVKGKARLGAIVHQKTASVLCLTTVKNEDKLEFSRILEAIKANFNDKYDEYRKKWGGGIMGSKSQAKTKAKERLLAKEAAQRMS